A section of the Roseivirga sp. BDSF3-8 genome encodes:
- a CDS encoding ABC transporter permease yields the protein MNVIKLELFKISRSKGFYITLGVFFVLEIIALLSFVDDFISNLEVNGEQLPILHIIQFPDIWGYFAYGGRFFNIILALLVISQVAQEYQYKTLRQHLLEGMSRTGFVASKMVTVVLLCLSASLLLFVLTLISGFKNTSGADFAQATEGMSIMLPFFVQTFSYLCLAMFIAILVRKSYLGLILFLLYGFIAEPIFRWVLPEPLGEYLPLSTMGNIIPNPVMEALGQAEATGIDQTALALSAIYAALFIFGSLALLYKRDV from the coding sequence ATGAACGTAATCAAACTCGAACTTTTCAAGATAAGCCGGTCGAAGGGCTTTTATATTACTCTGGGCGTATTCTTCGTGCTGGAGATTATCGCTCTTCTGAGTTTTGTGGATGACTTTATCTCTAACCTGGAGGTAAACGGGGAGCAACTTCCGATTTTACATATTATTCAGTTTCCTGATATCTGGGGCTATTTTGCTTACGGTGGGAGGTTTTTCAATATCATTCTTGCCCTGCTGGTAATCAGCCAGGTGGCCCAGGAATACCAGTACAAAACGCTGCGGCAGCACTTGCTGGAGGGTATGAGCCGCACGGGCTTTGTTGCCTCTAAGATGGTGACGGTGGTATTGCTTTGCCTGAGTGCCTCTTTATTACTATTTGTACTGACTCTTATATCTGGATTTAAGAATACGAGCGGGGCGGACTTTGCGCAGGCTACGGAGGGGATGTCTATCATGCTGCCCTTTTTTGTGCAGACCTTTTCTTACCTGTGCCTGGCTATGTTCATAGCGATACTTGTAAGAAAAAGCTATCTGGGGCTCATCCTCTTTCTTCTTTACGGCTTTATAGCGGAGCCCATCTTCAGGTGGGTATTGCCTGAGCCGCTGGGGGAGTATCTTCCCCTGAGTACAATGGGGAATATCATCCCTAACCCGGTGATGGAGGCACTGGGGCAGGCTGAAGCAACGGGGATAGACCAAACTGCGCTTGCACTAAGTGCTATTTATGCGGCCCTGTTTATCTTTGGCTCGCTTGCCTTACTATATAAAAGAGATGTCTGA
- a CDS encoding 4'-phosphopantetheinyl transferase superfamily protein has translation MSEQPAQQIAVHYARNDHQWPASIYEKYLALLPQAMQDRIRRFHRWQDAQASLIGKLLLLEAWKPQGLDQSSLRKLEYTEYQRPYLPGHADFNITHSGNMVACAINPEGRIGIDIEVYSDIDLNDFKNLWTEAEYAHIYAPESPLSVFFHYWARKEAVIKADGKGLSIPLKDIEISGTEGMVYNRERFYLTNLELTGDGASWLATDKPMSLAPTLHKHVYG, from the coding sequence ATGTCTGAACAACCGGCACAGCAGATAGCGGTGCACTATGCCCGCAATGACCACCAGTGGCCTGCTTCTATTTATGAGAAGTACCTGGCTCTGTTACCGCAAGCAATGCAGGATAGAATAAGGCGGTTTCACAGATGGCAGGATGCGCAGGCAAGCCTTATTGGTAAGCTTCTCCTGCTGGAGGCATGGAAGCCTCAGGGCCTGGACCAAAGCAGCCTCCGCAAACTGGAGTATACGGAATATCAGCGACCTTACCTGCCGGGTCATGCGGACTTTAATATTACGCATTCGGGCAACATGGTGGCTTGTGCTATCAATCCGGAAGGTAGAATAGGAATAGACATTGAGGTATACAGCGATATTGACCTCAATGACTTTAAGAACTTGTGGACGGAGGCTGAGTACGCGCATATCTATGCTCCTGAAAGTCCCTTATCGGTATTTTTTCATTACTGGGCAAGAAAGGAAGCGGTGATTAAAGCTGACGGTAAAGGGCTTAGTATACCATTGAAAGATATTGAGATAAGCGGAACGGAAGGTATGGTATATAACCGTGAGAGGTTTTACCTGACCAACCTGGAGCTTACCGGGGATGGGGCTAGCTGGCTGGCAACAGACAAGCCAATGTCACTGGCGCCAACCTTACATAAACACGTATACGGCTGA
- a CDS encoding peroxiredoxin-like family protein — protein MNRIKPLDKTPSTTVELLPGGQTDLSAWTQARFKIIFFYRGYHCPVCRLYLHDIQVKLNDFRQMNIEVIAVSCDTAERAALARDEWHMPDLTIGYGMDPDSAREWGLYLSDGRGNLEPDLFSEPGIFILNSDGTLYASVIQTMPFSRPSIEQLVKDMRYIIENDYPPRGTH, from the coding sequence ATGAATAGAATTAAACCACTGGATAAGACTCCTTCTACTACAGTGGAACTTTTGCCGGGCGGACAAACCGACTTATCAGCCTGGACTCAGGCACGCTTTAAGATCATTTTCTTCTACAGGGGCTACCATTGTCCGGTGTGCAGGCTTTATCTGCATGACATACAGGTAAAACTGAATGATTTCAGGCAAATGAACATTGAGGTGATCGCTGTAAGTTGTGACACTGCTGAACGGGCAGCTTTGGCGAGGGACGAGTGGCATATGCCTGATCTTACTATTGGCTACGGTATGGACCCGGACTCTGCCAGGGAGTGGGGCCTGTACTTATCGGATGGCCGGGGTAACCTTGAGCCGGACTTGTTCAGTGAGCCTGGCATATTTATCCTGAACTCTGATGGTACATTATATGCTTCTGTCATACAAACCATGCCTTTTTCACGTCCAAGTATTGAACAATTAGTGAAGGACATGCGCTATATTATAGAAAATGATTATCCGCCCAGGGGTACTCACTAA